The DNA window TAATGCCGCTATGGACAATGATCAAGAACTAGCTGCAAAAGTCGATGGCATTGACGTTATTGTTGGCGGACATAGCCATACACAATTAAATGTTCCTGTAGTTATAGACAAAGATGAAACTGGTGCAACGAAAGACAAAACAATTATTGTACAAGCATATCAGTATGCAGATTATCTTGGTACTTTAGATGTTGAATTCGATAAAAATGGTGTCGTAGTAGGACATGCAGGAAAGTTAATTGAGACAAAAGCTAAAGCAGAAGATGCTGATGCAGTTAAGCTCTTAAAACCTTATAAGGATCAAATCGAAGCTGTAAATAAAAAAGAAATTGGAGTAACACTTGATAAAGCACTTTTAAGTCCAAGAACATCGGATAAAGATTATGTACCGGGAACAAGTGTAAGAGTTAGTGAAACTATTCTAGGGAATTTAATTACAGATGGTATGCTTGCAAAAGCGCAAGAATATGTAAAAGGCAAAAATGTAATCATGGCATTCCAAAATGGTGGAGGAATTCGGGCTGCTATTGATGCCGGTCCAATCACAGTAGGTGAAGTAATTACAGTACTTCCGTTTGGTAACACATTAGCAACAATGGAAGTAACAGGTGCAGAGCTTAAAGAAGCATTCGAAATTAGTGTGAGTCAATATCCAAAAGAAAATGGAGGCTTCTTACACGTTTCAGGTGCAAAAGTAGAATTCGATTCATCTAAAAAAGGAAGAATTGTAGATAACAAAGGTGTTGTCACACAAGAAGGAGAACGTGTCGTTTCAATTTCATATAAAAGCGGAAATGATTCGTACACTGAAATAGACTTAGAAGACGATGAAACGAAATACACAATCGCAACAAACGCATTCACTGCAAAAGGTGGCGACGGTTATACAGTACTTGCAAAAGCATATACAGAAGGTCGTGTAACAGACCTCGGTTTATCAGATTGGGAAAACCTTAAAGACCACTTAATTGCTGTGAAAAATGATATCCCGACCGAAATAGAAGGACGTATCGTAGACGTTAAAGCTCCAACAGAACCAGTAATAGTGGAAGATCCAGGTACAACTCCAGCACCAGTTCCAACAACTGCACCACCACTTTATAACTCTAACCCAGAGAAATTAGGAGTTTCTCAAGTAGCTCGCTATGACAGTGGTCAAGGATCAACGGGAACAGAGATATTGGCATTTGATAAAAATTCTAAAAAAGCTTTTGTTACAAATGGAGCAATTGGTGGGTTTGATATCCTAACTTTTGCAGATGTAAAATCTGGAGAGTTTAAACAAGTTGATTCTACTAAACGTGTTGTTATTGAGGATTACGGAATCCCAGGAGTTAAGAACATTACAAGTATCGCTTCTCATCCAACAGCAGATTTAATTGCCATTGCTGCATATGGAGAAAAAACAGACCCTGGTTATATCGTGTTTGCAACGAAAGACGGAAAATATGTGAAACATGTTAAAGTTGGAGCACTACCAGACATGGTGACATTCACTCCAGACGGAACAAAAGCAATTGTTGCAAATGAAGGTGAGCCAAATATGGATACAACTATTGATCCAAAAGGTTCTATTTCAGTTATTGATGTAACATCATTAACTGCAACAACACTTAATTTTACAGAGGCTATGTTGGATGAAAACGTTCGTACTTCTTATAAAGGGGCTTCCATCCTAGAGCAACTAGAACCTGAATACGTAACGGTTTCAGAGGATAGCAAAACTGCTTATGTCACTTTACAAGAAAACAATGCAATTGCGACAGTGGATCTCGTAAATAACGAAATTTTACATGTAAAAGGTCTTGGAGTTATTGACCATTCTATAGAAGGAAATGAAATGGATGCAAATAAAGATGACAAAAAAGCTGACATCTTAAAACAACCAATTCTTACTTTCCATATGCCAGATGCGGTTGATACATTCACGGTGGCTGATAAAACCTATATCATTACACCAAACGAAGGTGATTCTCGTGATTATGCTGATGACGGTGGATACTCAGAAGTAGAAGAATTAGGAAAGTTAGAATTGCCGATTAAATTAAAAGCTGCTAATTACAAAAACTACACGCAATCAGAATTAGACGCATTTGACTTAACAACTTTAGCTGGCTATAAAGTAACGATTGAAAATGGATTAAACGAAGAAGGCACAGAATATGACGCAATCTATGGTTATGGTGGCCGTAGCTTCTCTATTTTTGATGCAGCATCAATGAAGCAGGTATTCGACAGTGGTAGTGAGTTTGAACAAATTATTGCTGAAAAAACTCCACAATATTTCAACACTAGTCACGATGCGGTTAAAGTAGATAATCGAAGTGATGATAAAGGACCAGAGCCAGAAACAGCAGTTGTTGGTGAAGTCGATGGAAAAATGTATGCATTTATTGCTCTAGAGCGATACAGCGGAATTATGGTTTATGATTTAACAAATGTAGCAGCACCTGAATTTGTTACATTGATTTCAAGCCGCGACTTCTCTCTTGATGCTGCTGGCGATGTTTCTCCTGAAGGATTACAATTTATCCCGGCTTCTGAAAGCCCTACTGGTAAGGCTCTATTAGCTGCAACGCATGAAGTTTCTGGAACAGTTGCAGTTTATGAATTTGGAGTTGGTGCAGTTGATATTCCTGCTGAAAACTTCTCTGGTACAGTTGATGCACCAAAAGTCTATGAGGGGAACGTTACAGTATCTGTTACAGATGCTGAAAAACTTGAACATGCAGTTATTAAAGGAAACTTGATACTGACTGGTACCCAAAAAGATACGTTCTCAATTACAAACATTGTAGTTAAAGGAAATGTAGATCTTTCAGGACTTAACGGAAAAGATTTTAACTTTAATGGATTGAACGTAGATGGAGAAATAAATCTTTAATTATTTTATGCAAAGCCTTCTACCTAAGGTTTGAAGGCTTTGTTAAATCGTTTGTTTTGCTAAAAATCCCTAACTAAAAAGGAGAATTATTTAGATGAGTAAAAGGAATTGGAAAAAGCCAATAAATGCTTTTCTATCTGCTAGTTTAATAGCAAGTCTAGTACTGCCAGCGATGCCAACAAAAGCTGTAGCTGCTACAAGTGCAACCGATTTGATTATTTCGGAGTATATTGAGGGTGGAAATTTTAATAAGGCTATTGAACTTTACAACGGGACAGGAAAAGCTGTTGATTTAAGTGCCTACTCTTTAGAAGGTTATATGAATGGTAACGCTTCTTCACCATTAAAAGTAAATCTAACAGGTTCATTAGATCACGGGAAAACCTATGTTATTAATCATAAAGATGCACATGCTGATATTAAAAGTAAAGGTAATCAAGTAGATTCAAACGTAATTAATTTTAACGGCGATGATGCAATCGTTCTAAAAAAAGCAAATGAAGTCGTTGATTCCTTTGGACAAGTAGGTGTAGACCCTGGGACTTCATGGGGAACAACTATAAAAACAGCCGACTTTACACTTGTTAGAAAAAGTTCTATTACATCTGGTGATACGAATCCTAATGATGCATTTGATCCAGCTACAGAATGGATTGGTTATCCAAAAGATACGTTAACTTATATTGGCTCCCACGATATGGACGGCTCAACAGATCCAGATCCAACTGATCCAGTAGCAGTAACTTCAGCTACAATCACTGGAACGGCTAAAGTAGGAGAAACTTTAACTGCTTCAGCAAATGAAGGAGCAACAAATGTAAAGTATCAATGGCAAGTAGCTGATACAGCAGAAGGCACTTACACAAATATTGATGGAGCTACAAATGCAACATTAGTATTAGCTGCAGAACAAGAAAGTAAATTTATCAAAGTTACCATTAGTGGTGACGAGGAGTCATCTATTACAAGTGAAGCAACAGGACAAGTAGCTGCAGCAGATCCAGAAACACCTGTTGAAGTAATGTCAATCGCTGATGCACGTGCGCAGAAAACTGGTGAAGTAACGGTAAAAGGTATCGTAACAGCGAAATTAAAAAACACGATTCATATTCAAGATGAATCAGCAGCAATTGCAGTTCGTCCAACATCTCTCAATGTTCAACTTGGTGATGAAATTACGGTTGACGGTTCATTAGGTGAATATAATGGTTTATTGCAACTAACAGGAACACTGGTGGGTACCCCAGTATCAAAAACAGTGCCAAATCCAGAAGTACTTACTGGTGCACAACTTAACGAAACGAACGAATCAAAGTTAGCAACAGTAAATAATGTAACAATTTCAGGAGCATCTCAGAACTATACAGGTACGGATGCAGCTGGTACTACATTTACTGTTCGTGATGAGAATAGTAACTTAGGATTAGTAGCTGGTTCAACATACGAGTCAATCACAGGTATCGTTCAAGAGTTTAATGGGACTTATCAAATCATTCCACGCTCTACTCAAGATATCGTGGAGGATAGCTCCGTAATAAAACCAGCAGTTGCAACTCCAGGTAGTGGAACATTTGTTGGAAGTACAACTGTAACATTATCTACAACTACAGCAGGTGCTGAGATTTATTTCACGCTAAATGGTTCGGAACCAACTGTAGAGAGTACTAAATACGTGAATCCAATTGAAATTAAAGAAAACACAACAGTTATGGCAATCGTGAAAACTCAAGAAGGTACATTAAGTGAAGTATCAACATTTGACTATACAATCACAGATAGCCTACAAATCCACGACATTCAAGGGGCTAACCACAAATCATCATTTGACGGTCAAACTGTAGAAAATATACAAGGTGTTGTAACATATTCTTTCAAACTAGGTACTGCAAATTACTACCATATACAAACACCAGACGCACTTGCTGATACTGATGCAAAAACGTCTGAAGCAATTTTACTTTACAGTGGAAATAATGCTTGGCCTATTCAAGTAGGGGATTTAGTATCCGTTACTGGTAAAGTAAGTGAGTATGTTTATGATGGATATGCTGGTAACGAACGTCAATTAACTGATATGAAAACAACGCAAATCAATGTTCGTAATGATCAAGGTGGAAAAGTGGAAGTCGTTCAAACAGGTGTTGAATTGCCAAAACCAATCATTATTGACGAAACTAACCTACCTACTCAATCTATTGACAGTGATCAACTAGCACAATTTAACCCAGAGGTAGACGCACTTGATTTCTGGGAAAGTATTGAAGGAATGCGTGTAGAAGTTGGAAATGTGAAAGCAGTTGCTCCACAAGAGCACGGAGATATAGTAACAGTTCTTGAAAGCAAACATACAAATTCTTTACAAGGTGGAATTTTGCTAGAAAAAGATAACCAAAACGCAGATCGTATTCAATTCCGTTTAGAGCCAAACAATACAGCGCGTAATTTTGAAGTGGCGACTGGTGATAAATTTACAGGGACGATCAATGGAGTAGTTGGTTATTCATTCCAAAACTATAAAATTTACGTTTCTTTAGATGAGATGACCCAAAAGCATTCAAAAGGAACAGCAAAACCAGAACAAACAAAGATTGTTAAAGAAGATGACAAATTAACGATTGCTTCTTATAACTTAGAAAATTTCTCAAATAACACACAGTCAACGACAGTTGATAAAGCAAAAAAATTAGCAAGAGCTATTGCAAAAGATATGCAAGGTCCTGATATTGTTGGAGTGACTGAAGTTCAAGATAATAATGGTCAAGATGCTGGTGATTCAAAAGCAAACCAAAGTTATCAAAGGCTAATCACTGAGATTGAAAATGCAGGCGGGCCGAAATATGAGTATTTGAATATCGACCCAGTGAACAACCAAGACGGTGGTGCACCTAATGCTAATATCCGTGTGGGCTTCTTATACAATCCTGAACGTGTATCTTTACCAGAAGGAATTAATGCTGGAAATGCAACAGAAGCAGTTGGTTACGAAAATGGGAAGTTAACGTTAAACCCTGGCCGTATCGATCCAACAAATGCTGCATTCAATAGCAGTCGTAAACCATTAGCAGCACAATTTGAATTCCAAGGTGAAAGCGTTGTTGTTATTGCGAACCATTGGAACTCAAAAAATGGAGACACTCCATTATTCGGTTCACAACAACCTCCTGTCTATGGAAGTGAAACACAACGTAAAGAAATTGCAAACTTAGTGTCTAATTTTGTTAAGGACATTAAAACAAAAAATCCAGATGCGAACGTTGTATCTCTTGGTGACTTTAATGACTTCCAATTCTCTGAAGCATTAAAAATCCACGAAGGCGATCACATGACAAATATGATCAACAAAGTAGAAACGTCTGATCGTTACACATATGTATTCCAAGGTAATTCTCAAGTACTAGATCATATTTTAGTATCAAACAACTTAGCAGCTAAAACAAAAATTGATATTCTTCATGTCAATGCTGACTTTACAGATATGGCAGGACGTGCAAGTGACCATGACCCAGTAATGGTTCAAATCGATTTACTTGCTGGCGATGTTGTTGCACCGATTGAAGCTGAAAAAGTATACAACTTAAAAGGCTTCGCAACAAAAAAATTAAACCTGGCATCTCCAAGTATTGCAGTATCTGTAGATGAAACTTCTATCATTTCAGAAGGAGTTTTCGTAAAAGGAGAATACGCTGAGCTTACAGGTGCTGGATTCAAAGACCTAACTGTGACGATTAATCCAAACAAAGCAGGTGCAATTGTCGACTTCAAAGGCACTGAAGTAAAAGAAGTTATTATTGATGGAACAAATGTAAAAGAAATCCGCGGTGCGGAAAATATCAAGAGCATTAAGTTCATCAACGGTGCAAGTGCAGAAACAATTAAAATTACAAATGTGGAAGGGGACCTCATTGAGGTTCCTTCTTTACCTAATGGCAACAAAGCACCTATAGTGAAAAAAGAGATACCTAACGCAACGATTAAAGCTGGAGAATCCATTTCTATCATATTAACAGATCATTTCTCTGATCCTGAAAATGATAAGCTGACTTTTACTTCTACTAAAGGAACAATCAATTACGCAACTTCAACATTAACGCTGAATCTAGAAGCAGGTGACCACATCGTAGGTGTTACAGCAAACGATGGAAAAAACAGTGTAACTTCAAGGTTTACTGTTAAAGTTACAGCGGAATCAGGCTCAACGGATGCCTATTACCAAACAGCAATCGGCAAAGAAGGTTTAGCGTTAAAAGTTGCTTTACATGAAATTATCGATGACCATAAACAACTTACATACGACGGAGCATGGGAAGCATTGAAAGAAACGGATGAAGATCCTAATAATAAGAGCAATGTTATTTTGTTCTATTCTGGAATTTCTCGTTCTAAAAGTTTAAATGGTGGAGATGTGGGAGATTGGAACCGTGAACACACTTGGGCTAAATCACACGGAAACTTCGGCACGAGCATGGGGCCGGGAACCGATATTCATCACCTTCGTCCAACAGACGTTACAATCAATAGCACTCGAGGTAATTTAGACTTCGATAATGGTGGCAGCCCTGTGAAAAATTGTAATGGATGTTATAAAACATCGAATTCATTTGAACCACCAAATCGTGTAAAAGGCGATGTAGCACGTATCCTGTTCTACATGGCAACTCGCTATGAACAAGGTGATCGAGTAGATTTAGAATTAAACGAAAAGCTAAATAATGGAACAAACCCATACCATGGAAAGCTTTCAATTTTACTAAAATGGAACGAACTGGACCCAGTGGATGATTTCGAAAGAAACAGAAACAACGTCATTCAAAAATGGCAAGGGAACCGCAACCCATTCATCGACCATCCAGAGTGGGCAAACGTTATTTGGAAGAAGTGATACACTCAACTGCGTGTTAGTCATCCATACTATTACTAAACTATTGATATTTAGAATTTCATGATCAATTTTGATAATTTGTGTGGGTGACTGGTACCTTGGCTTAGCAGCAGAGCTAGGCATCATTAGCGGAAAAGACGAAAATGGCAAAACTGTTTTCGCACCGAAAGACAACGCAACACGTGCACAAGCGGCAAAAATGCTTTATTTCTTAATAGAAACATTTTAATAGGTAGATAGCTTGTGTAAATGAATAAATAGCAAAAAACCTCCTTCTGTCTCTTTAGACTCAAGGGGGTTTTTTCATATAGGCTAATTTAATGGAAAATTTTGCACAAAAATAGAGAATTATATGTTAATATAAAATGGTATAGTCAATTATCATCATATTATTGGGGAAATAAGGAGGAAGTTTAATGAAAAAAAATACAAAAATGGCTCAAAAACTATTCAAAGCCGCTCTTGCTACTTCAGTTGCAACTGGTGCTATGGTAGTGCTTGCTCCAGTAAATTCAGATGCAGCAACTACTAGTTTCAAAGACCTTAAGTCTACTAGCGATCACTATCAAACTGTACTAGATTTAGCTGCAAAAGGAATCATTCAAGGATATGCAGATGGTACTTTCAAGCCAGACAATACAGTTACACGTGGACAAGCAGCTAAAATTATCGCGCTTGCTATTGGATTAGAAACAAAAGATGTCAAAAATCCCGGTTTCAAAGATATTAAAACAGATAACCAATATTATGGTCCAATCGCTGCACTTGTTCAGGCTGGTATTATCACTGGATTTGAAGACAATACATATCGCCCTGGTGATACATTGACACGTGGTCAAATGGCGAAAATTATTGCTTTAGCGTTTGATCTTCCAGAAGAACAAACAATCAGTAACTCTTTCAAAGATGTAAAAGAAACACATTGGTTCAAAGGATATGTTCAAACACTAGTAACTCACAACATCACGAAAGGAACGACTGCAACAACTTTCGATCCAGGCGCTGCGGTTAAACGTGGGCAATTAGCTTCTTTCGTTGTTCGTGCTGAAAAAGCAATAGACACTGGAGAGGTAGTTGTAAGTTTGAAAGAAGGTTCAATCGAGCTTGCTTCTGGCACATATACACTTTCTGCTGATCTACAAAAAGTATTAAATGTAGCAAATGCGGACGCTTTAGCTGGTGCAAAACTAAAATTCACAGCGAAAGATGGAGCAATCACTTCTATTGAATCATTAAATATTACAAAAGACAAAGTTACACTTGATGGTGCTGGTGCATCAGTAGCGGGCAATGTAGTAGTTAGTGGAGATTCAGTTATCCTTAAAAACCTTACAGTTACAGGTGACTTGAAACTTGGAAATGAAGTAAAAACTAGCTTTACAGCTGAAAAAGTGACAGTTAAAGGAAAAACAACTGTATCTAATAAAAAAGCATTAGTAGCAAGCTTAGACAATCAATTCCTTGCTGCAGTAGCAAATGGTACAAGTATTACTTTCAATAACTCTACTTTAAATGATGTAGACATTGCACAATCAGGCGCGAAGCTTGAGCTTAAAGGTACAGGTACTGTGAAAAATGTAACCGTAACGACAGATGCTTCTGTGACAGCTGCTTCAGGAATTACAATTTCAAAACTTGCAATTGCTGCTGGAGTAAAAGATGTAAGTGTTAATGCGAATGTTACAACATTAGACGTAAAAAATACTTCTACAAAAATAACACTTAGCGCAACAACTAAAATAACAAACCTTGTATTACCAGCTGGTGTAAAAGCTTCAGATGTTATCACAAACTATGAAGCAGTAAAAGCTAACATCTCTCAAATCGGTGGAGTAAAAAATCCTGACTCATCAGCATTAACACCACCAGCAGGCGGCGGCGGTGGTGGTGGTTCAACTGGCGGCGGTGGTGGCGGTACAGTTACACCCCCTACTCAAACAGCTCAACAAAAATTAGATGCAGCAATTCTTGAAGGACTTACTTCAGCTGATACTAAAGATGACACAATATCAATAGTGCCTAATGGGAATACTTTTAACGTCACAATTGATGTTAATAGTACTTTTGCAAACTTTACAGGGTTAGCGAGAAGTATCCATGGTAAGTATTCTCCAATTGCTACATTAAAAAGTATTACAATACCATACGAAGGTGTAGATATAGTAAAAACTTTCACTACTAATGTTCCTTTTGATACTGCAGTAGAAGAAGCACTGGAAGATATTAATGCACTTACTACAAATACCGACATTACATTAGGATCACCACTAAGCCTGCTTAAAGGTAAAACTATTAGCTTTACTGTAGCTGGAACATTTGACAATGAACCTGTAAATGGTACTTACACATTTGTATTTGCGAAATAAGTAAGTGCCAGTTACTCATACAATTAAAAAACTCTTATGTCCTTTGGGGCATAAGAGTTTTTTGTGTTTCTTCGAGTGCCAGTCACTCACACAATACGCCCGAAGTAAGCATAACCCCCAACGAACTAAGAATAAGTCACTGAATCCAACATAACCCTCAACGAACTAATCATAACCATCTTCGAATCCAACATAACTCTCAACGAACTCAGCATAACCATCTCCGAACTTAGCAAAATCACCCCACTCCCCACAAAACTAATACATAAGTACTAAAAACCAAATAACCAAACCAGTAAAATTTATTAACTAATATCCTATTTTTCCAATTTTAGCTACTCATTCGACATGCTTCATGCTAAACTTATGCTAAGATTAAGTAAAAAGGGGAATTCCATGAAAAAGAGAAGAAGGCTAAAAATATTTTTGTTAACAGCTTTAATCATTATTATTGGGGCAGGAAGCTATTTACTATATGAATTTAAATTTAAAAAATATGACGTTGCCGATGAAGCGGTAACAGAGATTATGGCAGATCCTTACACAGTGGAGTTACCGGATGGAAGTAAGATTACAATCGATGAAAATGGAAAAGTTATAGAAGATAAAGCAACGGATACTAAGACAGTATCTGCAGGCCATTCAATAACGGGTAGTGTTGGACAAGCTAACGATCAAACACAATCTTCCAGTCAAACAAGTTCAACTGGATCAACTGATTCAACAACAGCCAACTCATCCACGACACCAACTGTCGGTTCGATTAAAGAAAAATACATACCTGCCCTTCAAGGTTTAGAAGCCCAAGCAGACTCGAAAATAAACGCACTTGTCGGCCGTGCAAAGGGCGAATATCAGGACAAGAAAGCAAACGGAGAAAGTATCAATTTCGGATACTTCTACAATAAGTACATGGCTGCTGCAAAAGATTTAGAAACAAGCACGGATGCTGTATTTTATGGCGTACTAGCAGCAGTAGAAAAAGACCTAGTAGCAAACGGTTTTGATAAATCGTACGCAAAAAGCTTCAAAGAAGAATACGAAGCGACGAAAAAAGCAAGAAGAGATAGTTTATTAAACAAGGCCCTTGGCAAATAATTAAAATACAAAAAAATCCGCTAGGACTCACTTTACAGAGGGATCCCGACGGATTTTTTGTATCCATTCCATAAAAACTAAAACACCTAAAAACGTAATAGCCCCGCACATATCAAGAAAAACATCATGCCACGTAGGAGTCCGGCCTCCCGTAAGCAACTGTCGATACTCATCCGTACAAGCAATGATAAAAGTGGACAAACCAGCAAGCAATACTCGGAATCTCTTCTTTGGTAAAACGAAATAAACGGCAACTGCGACAAAACCAAAAAGAAAGAAATGTGCACCTTTCCGAATAATAAACTCCAAAAATCGATAATATCCACGCTGCTCAATAGAAACTGTTTTTCCCCAATAAGGTATTTCCAGCTTCGCTAACTGCGTTTCCAATGGCTTATATGGTAGCATTTCCTGAAGTGTAGGTATAAGAGATT is part of the Psychrobacillus sp. FSL H8-0483 genome and encodes:
- a CDS encoding VanZ family protein; the protein is MNKLLVLLFLVTILFLSSGQTYEQQSLIPTLQEMLPYKPLETQLAKLEIPYWGKTVSIEQRGYYRFLEFIIRKGAHFFLFGFVAVAVYFVLPKKRFRVLLAGLSTFIIACTDEYRQLLTGGRTPTWHDVFLDMCGAITFLGVLVFMEWIQKIRRDPSVK